The following are encoded in a window of Castanea sativa cultivar Marrone di Chiusa Pesio chromosome 5, ASM4071231v1 genomic DNA:
- the LOC142637474 gene encoding GDSL esterase/lipase APG-like, giving the protein MNTHFRSALLLLVSFALARFGNGKESSALVPAIITFGDSAVDVGNNDYLSTLFKANYPPYGRDFVNHQPTGRFCNGKLTTDITAVTLGFTTYAPAYLSPQASGKNLLIGANFASATSGYDEKATVISVKNFILC; this is encoded by the exons ATGAATACCCACTTCAGAAGTGCACTGCTTTTGTTGGTCTCATTTGCACTAGCAAGATTCGGAAATGGGAAAGAATCAAGTGCTCTTGTACCAGCAATTATAACTTTTGGTGACTCTGCAGTGGATGTGGGGAACAATGACTATCTCTCCACTCTTTTCAAGGCCAATTACCCTCCATATGGGAGAGACTTTGTCAATCACCAGCCTACTGGCAGGTTTTGCAATGGCAAACTTACCACTGATATAACTG CTGTAACTCTGGGTTTTACGACTTATGCTCCAGCATATCTTAGCCCACAAGCATCAGGAAAGAACCTCCTAATTGGAGCTAACTTTGCTTCAGCTACCTCTGGTTATGATGAAAAAGCTACCGTCATTAGTGTAAAGAATTTCATCTTATGCTAG